A stretch of the Streptosporangium sp. NBC_01755 genome encodes the following:
- a CDS encoding DUF2089 domain-containing protein: MTEQAMEWQELTNLTRGQPFVVERVRLAGSGVAIEGEFELPQLAQLNVEDQVFVTAFVRCHGSIKEMERIFGVSYPTIKSRLKRITQMLDFVETDPAPSRADIIDRLRRGEITAQQALSELEGRT, from the coding sequence ATGACAGAGCAGGCGATGGAGTGGCAGGAACTCACGAACCTGACCCGGGGCCAGCCGTTCGTCGTCGAGCGGGTGCGCCTGGCAGGCAGCGGCGTCGCGATCGAGGGCGAGTTCGAGCTACCGCAACTGGCTCAGCTCAACGTCGAGGACCAGGTCTTCGTCACGGCGTTCGTGCGGTGCCACGGCTCCATCAAGGAGATGGAACGAATCTTCGGGGTGAGCTACCCGACGATCAAATCACGACTGAAGCGGATCACGCAGATGCTCGACTTCGTCGAGACCGATCCGGCGCCGTCACGGGCCGACATCATCGATCGGTTGCGCCGCGGCGAGATCACCGCACAGCAGGCATTGTCCGAGTTGGAGGGCCGGACGTGA
- a CDS encoding ABC transporter permease: MTKHFFGDTAVLLERSLRHITRSVDTVVTTTIMPIAMLLMFVYVFGGAINTGSESYVNYLLPGILLITVASGVAYTAFRLFMDLKSGIFERFQSMPIARSSVLWAHVLTSLVANLISLVVVVLVALLMGFRSAAEVSAWLAVVGILTLFTLALTWLAVIPGLTAKSADGASGFSFPLIFLPFVSSAFVPTATMPGPVRAFAEHQPVTSIVNAIRDLFTQQPVGTDIWIALAWCVGLLIVAYAFAMATYRRKIA; the protein is encoded by the coding sequence ATGACCAAGCATTTCTTCGGCGACACCGCCGTCCTGCTGGAACGATCCCTGCGCCACATCACGCGCAGCGTGGACACCGTCGTCACGACCACGATCATGCCGATCGCCATGCTGCTGATGTTCGTCTACGTGTTCGGCGGCGCGATCAACACAGGGTCGGAGTCGTATGTGAACTACCTGCTGCCCGGCATTCTGCTCATCACGGTTGCCTCGGGCGTCGCCTACACCGCATTCCGGCTCTTCATGGATTTGAAGAGCGGCATCTTCGAGCGATTCCAGTCCATGCCGATCGCACGCTCGTCCGTGCTGTGGGCACACGTGCTGACCTCGCTGGTCGCCAATCTGATCTCGCTCGTGGTCGTCGTGCTCGTCGCCCTGCTCATGGGCTTCCGCTCGGCGGCGGAAGTGTCGGCGTGGCTCGCGGTCGTCGGCATCCTGACCCTGTTCACGCTGGCGTTGACGTGGCTGGCCGTCATCCCCGGTCTGACCGCGAAGTCCGCGGACGGCGCGAGCGGCTTCTCCTTCCCGCTCATCTTCCTGCCGTTCGTCAGCTCGGCGTTCGTGCCCACCGCCACCATGCCCGGCCCGGTGCGCGCCTTCGCCGAGCACCAGCCGGTGACCTCCATCGTCAACGCCATCCGCGACCTGTTCACCCAGCAGCCGGTCGGCACCGACATCTGGATCGCCCTGGCCTGGTGCGTCGGCCTCCTCATCGTCGCGTACGCCTTCGCCATGGCCACTTACCGCCGCAAAATCGCCTAG
- a CDS encoding DUF4097 family beta strand repeat-containing protein, with the protein MPVFATPEPISATIELSVGDVQIIAGDRSDTVVEVRPSDAGDDSDVDAAHKTRVEYANGTLTIRGPKARILDLSKKTRSVDVLIELPAGSHVHADLSVADLRGIGTLGECRLKASVGHFRLERTGPLRLSTSGGDITVEAIAGNAEVSTGTGRVHIGEIDGSAVIKNSNGNTDLATVTGDLQVRSANGDIRVDRAEATVEARTSNGGIRLGQVRRGTVTLNTATGHLDIGIAAGTAAWLDLNTAHGRVENALEALGHAPQTSEQSVEVRARTSFGDITVRRS; encoded by the coding sequence ATGCCTGTTTTCGCCACACCCGAACCGATCTCCGCCACGATCGAACTCTCCGTCGGCGACGTGCAGATCATCGCCGGCGACCGGAGCGACACCGTCGTCGAGGTACGGCCCAGCGACGCCGGCGACGACTCCGACGTGGACGCCGCGCACAAGACACGCGTCGAGTACGCCAACGGCACCCTGACGATCCGCGGGCCCAAGGCCCGCATCCTCGACCTCTCCAAGAAGACCAGGTCGGTCGACGTGCTGATCGAACTTCCCGCCGGCTCGCACGTGCACGCCGACCTGTCGGTCGCCGACCTGCGCGGCATCGGCACGCTGGGAGAGTGCCGACTCAAGGCCTCGGTCGGGCATTTCCGCCTGGAGCGGACCGGGCCGCTTCGACTGAGCACCTCCGGCGGCGACATCACCGTCGAGGCCATCGCGGGCAACGCCGAGGTCTCCACCGGCACCGGGCGCGTGCACATCGGCGAGATCGACGGCAGCGCCGTCATCAAGAACTCCAACGGCAACACCGACCTCGCCACCGTCACCGGCGACCTGCAGGTGCGCTCGGCCAACGGCGACATCCGCGTCGACCGGGCCGAGGCCACGGTGGAGGCCAGAACCTCCAACGGAGGCATCCGCCTCGGCCAGGTCAGGCGCGGCACCGTCACGCTGAACACCGCGACCGGCCACCTCGACATCGGCATCGCCGCCGGCACCGCCGCCTGGCTCGACCTGAACACCGCGCACGGGCGGGTGGAGAACGCGCTGGAGGCTCTCGGCCACGCACCGCAGACCTCCGAGCAGAGCGTCGAGGTACGCGCGCGCACCTCGTTCGGCGACATCACCGTCCGCCGTTCCTGA
- a CDS encoding GAP family protein, which yields MGQALGDVLGLAAGVAVSPLPIIAIILVLATPQGRLNGLLFALGWVAGLSALGGIMLAIGGAGGSSTHHQPATWVGGLKIVLGVLLVLFGARQWRHRPKGATQAELPKWMAAIDRFTPIKVFGLGLVLSAANLKNAPLTLAAAASISSSGLPAGQQIASLAVFVIIGSLGLLAPLGVFLFMGDRAKTVLGGWKDWAAQHNVAVLAALFFVLGLKLLGDGIGILTS from the coding sequence ATGGGTCAAGCTCTCGGGGACGTACTCGGCCTGGCGGCCGGCGTCGCGGTCAGCCCCCTTCCCATCATCGCGATCATCCTTGTCCTGGCCACGCCGCAAGGACGTCTCAACGGGCTGCTGTTCGCCCTCGGCTGGGTGGCAGGGCTGTCGGCCTTGGGCGGCATCATGCTGGCGATCGGCGGAGCCGGGGGCTCCTCCACCCACCATCAGCCGGCCACCTGGGTGGGAGGGCTCAAGATCGTCCTGGGCGTCCTGCTCGTCCTGTTCGGCGCCCGGCAGTGGCGGCACCGTCCCAAAGGCGCCACGCAGGCCGAGCTGCCGAAGTGGATGGCCGCGATCGATCGCTTCACCCCGATCAAAGTCTTCGGGCTCGGGCTGGTCCTGTCTGCGGCCAACCTCAAGAACGCCCCGCTGACCCTTGCCGCCGCCGCCTCGATCAGCTCGTCCGGGCTTCCCGCCGGACAACAGATCGCATCCCTGGCAGTCTTCGTGATCATCGGCTCGCTCGGGCTCCTGGCACCGCTCGGAGTGTTCCTGTTCATGGGAGATCGGGCCAAGACCGTGCTCGGCGGCTGGAAGGATTGGGCGGCACAGCACAACGTCGCCGTGCTGGCCGCCCTGTTCTTCGTCCTCGGCCTGAAGCTGCTCGGGGACGGCATCGGCATCCTCACCTCCTGA
- a CDS encoding SDR family NAD(P)-dependent oxidoreductase — MTTARVWFVTGASRGLGRAFTEAALAAGDRVVAAARNVEPLAALAGEYPDALVRLPLDVSDRRAVFDGVDRAVAIFGRLDVVVNNAGGLLYGMVEEATEEQIRAHLDVNFFGAVWVAQAVLPHLRAQGSGRILQVTSMGAAGGMASVGFYGAGKVALDSVSEALAMEVERFGIKVTIVEMGGYDTGLFTKGTTETEALPHYDPLRAELAEMWGEETGPAPSTAAPVIMELAALPEPPRRLIVGGRSYDQVQELDRARAELYQAWEELSRKAPG; from the coding sequence ATGACGACCGCCAGAGTCTGGTTCGTCACCGGCGCTTCACGGGGCCTGGGCAGGGCGTTCACCGAGGCGGCCTTGGCCGCCGGGGACCGTGTCGTGGCCGCGGCCCGCAATGTCGAGCCGCTCGCGGCCCTGGCCGGCGAGTACCCGGATGCTCTCGTCCGGCTCCCGCTGGACGTCTCCGACCGCCGGGCCGTGTTCGACGGTGTGGACCGCGCGGTCGCCATCTTCGGCCGGCTCGACGTCGTGGTCAACAATGCCGGCGGACTGCTCTACGGGATGGTGGAGGAGGCCACGGAAGAGCAGATCCGGGCGCATCTGGACGTCAACTTCTTCGGCGCCGTCTGGGTGGCCCAGGCCGTCCTGCCCCACCTGCGCGCGCAGGGCTCCGGCCGCATCCTGCAGGTCACCTCGATGGGCGCCGCCGGCGGCATGGCGTCCGTCGGCTTCTACGGTGCCGGCAAGGTGGCGCTCGATTCGGTCAGCGAGGCGCTGGCGATGGAGGTCGAGCGGTTCGGCATCAAGGTCACCATCGTGGAGATGGGCGGCTACGACACCGGCCTGTTCACCAAGGGCACCACGGAGACCGAGGCCCTCCCGCACTACGATCCCCTGCGCGCCGAGCTGGCCGAGATGTGGGGCGAGGAGACCGGGCCGGCTCCGAGCACGGCCGCCCCCGTCATCATGGAACTGGCCGCGCTGCCGGAACCGCCCCGGCGGCTCATCGTCGGCGGCCGGTCCTACGACCAGGTCCAGGAACTGGACCGGGCCAGAGCCGAGCTCTACCAGGCATGGGAAGAGCTCAGCCGCAAGGCCCCAGGCTGA
- a CDS encoding HEAT repeat domain-containing protein, protein MLIGDVARRSGVSARMLRHYDSLGLVRPTGRTDAGYREYSSEDVRRIFHIESLRSLGLSLREVRRALDDPGFTPSELVDDLIRQTRERIAGETELLTRLRRIGAAEPAGWEDVLQIVALLQALGSKSAGKRQRAALSSVEEVPVPVEALVEAALSETDPNVAGALRWALAQLGDGGLALLAEGLGSPVAEVRKRAVQSIAEIPDGEATALLRDALANPDIVVRRYAALALGARGVADAVPTLIDMVVEGTNDVDAADALSALASRPALADQIATRLVDRLAHGTAESSARRRLAQALADIPGITASRALADLSHDEDRAVALTAAYILGIRNAR, encoded by the coding sequence GTGTTGATCGGTGATGTGGCACGACGGTCCGGGGTCAGTGCCCGCATGCTCAGGCATTACGACTCGCTCGGCCTGGTGCGGCCAACGGGTCGTACCGACGCCGGCTATCGAGAGTACTCCAGCGAGGACGTCCGGCGGATCTTCCATATCGAGAGCCTGCGGTCATTGGGGCTGTCGCTGCGTGAAGTCAGGCGCGCGCTCGACGATCCCGGCTTCACGCCCTCAGAGCTCGTCGACGACCTCATCCGCCAGACGCGAGAACGCATTGCAGGTGAGACGGAACTGCTCACGCGACTCCGTCGGATCGGTGCCGCGGAACCCGCCGGCTGGGAGGACGTCCTCCAGATCGTCGCACTCCTCCAGGCGTTGGGGTCAAAGAGCGCTGGGAAGCGCCAGCGCGCGGCCTTGTCCTCAGTTGAAGAGGTTCCGGTGCCAGTGGAAGCACTGGTCGAGGCGGCGCTGAGCGAGACGGACCCGAACGTCGCCGGAGCCCTTCGATGGGCTTTGGCGCAATTGGGCGATGGCGGATTGGCGCTGCTGGCGGAGGGCCTCGGCTCACCGGTAGCCGAGGTGCGGAAACGTGCCGTCCAGTCCATCGCTGAGATTCCGGATGGTGAGGCGACCGCACTGCTGCGGGACGCCCTCGCGAATCCCGACATCGTGGTCCGCAGGTATGCAGCTCTGGCGCTCGGGGCACGTGGAGTAGCCGACGCGGTCCCGACGCTCATCGATATGGTCGTCGAGGGGACGAATGACGTTGATGCAGCCGATGCACTGAGCGCGCTGGCGAGTCGTCCCGCGTTGGCGGATCAGATCGCTACCAGGCTCGTTGATCGCCTCGCCCACGGCACCGCTGAATCGTCTGCACGTCGACGGCTGGCACAGGCGCTCGCGGATATCCCGGGAATCACCGCGTCACGTGCCCTCGCAGATCTGTCACATGACGAAGACCGTGCCGTTGCGCTTACTGCGGCATACATTCTCGGGATACGCAACGCACGATAG
- a CDS encoding DUF1707 SHOCT-like domain-containing protein has product MPADPPSSPALRASDADRDRVIELLRAAVADGRLDPVEFDERLDAALVARTIDALTPLVTDLMAVPGSDGALTLPFAGTPAESAAELLTIKERHGSVRRDGRWTLPYRLALRTAWCDVLLDLTSAVRSAPELVIELRVSGGNVELVLAPGMVVDANELSVRHSTLAISRDAGDNTPETLRVRLVGRMRHGRLDTRWQAPRR; this is encoded by the coding sequence ATGCCGGCAGATCCGCCCAGCTCACCCGCGCTGCGCGCGTCCGACGCGGACCGCGACAGGGTCATCGAACTGCTGCGCGCCGCCGTCGCCGACGGCCGGCTCGACCCGGTCGAGTTCGACGAGCGGCTGGACGCGGCGCTGGTCGCCCGCACCATCGACGCGCTGACCCCGCTCGTCACCGATCTGATGGCGGTTCCAGGCAGCGACGGCGCACTCACGCTGCCGTTCGCTGGGACGCCGGCCGAGTCGGCCGCCGAACTGCTCACCATCAAGGAGCGGCACGGCTCGGTGCGCCGTGACGGCCGGTGGACGCTGCCGTACCGGCTGGCGCTGCGCACCGCGTGGTGCGACGTGCTGCTGGACCTGACCAGCGCGGTGCGCAGCGCGCCCGAGCTCGTTATCGAGCTGCGGGTGAGCGGCGGCAACGTGGAGTTGGTCCTCGCGCCGGGCATGGTGGTGGACGCCAACGAGCTGTCGGTGCGGCACAGCACGCTGGCGATCAGCAGGGACGCGGGCGACAACACGCCGGAGACGCTGCGCGTCCGCTTGGTAGGCCGAATGCGGCACGGCCGGCTCGACACCCGGTGGCAGGCGCCGCGCCGGTGA
- a CDS encoding ABC transporter permease, whose amino-acid sequence MLRRNLKRMMRYPSMTLMLIGMPIVFLLLFVYVFGGTLGAGLGGVSGGSGGRAQYVNYVTPAIILMTITAAVQGTTISIAMDMTEGIVDRFRTMAIARVSVLTGHVIGSLIQTMLSIAAVIGVALLIGFRPSAGPGDWLALIGVLVMMAFAFIWLSVAFGLASKTVESSSNVGMPLLLLPFLGSGFVPTDSMPTVLRWFAEYQPFTPLIETLRGLLMGTPIGNNAVIAVGWCVVIALGGYLWSKRLFNRESTR is encoded by the coding sequence ATGCTTCGCCGCAACCTCAAGCGCATGATGCGCTACCCGTCCATGACACTGATGCTCATCGGCATGCCGATCGTCTTCCTGCTGCTGTTCGTCTACGTCTTCGGCGGCACCCTCGGCGCCGGACTCGGCGGCGTCTCCGGCGGCTCCGGCGGACGTGCGCAGTACGTCAACTACGTCACCCCCGCGATCATCCTGATGACGATCACCGCCGCGGTCCAGGGCACCACCATCTCGATCGCCATGGACATGACCGAGGGCATCGTCGACCGGTTTCGCACCATGGCCATCGCCCGGGTGTCCGTCCTGACCGGACACGTCATCGGCAGCCTCATCCAGACGATGCTCAGCATCGCGGCGGTCATCGGCGTCGCGCTGCTCATCGGCTTTCGGCCGTCGGCGGGGCCCGGCGACTGGCTCGCCCTCATCGGCGTCCTGGTGATGATGGCCTTCGCCTTCATCTGGTTGTCGGTCGCGTTCGGCCTGGCCAGCAAGACCGTCGAGTCCTCAAGCAACGTCGGTATGCCGCTGCTGCTGCTGCCGTTCCTGGGCAGCGGGTTCGTCCCGACCGACTCGATGCCCACCGTGCTGCGCTGGTTCGCCGAGTACCAGCCGTTCACGCCGCTCATCGAGACCCTGCGCGGCCTGCTGATGGGCACCCCGATCGGGAACAACGCCGTCATCGCGGTCGGCTGGTGCGTCGTCATCGCGCTCGGCGGCTACCTGTGGTCGAAGAGGCTGTTCAACCGCGAGTCCACCCGCTAA
- a CDS encoding DUF1048 domain-containing protein has protein sequence MPASPSRTRREHRRPRPRPQGRLRPVEDKRRYRQYKARTQQLPANHHTAIDALQRYTESFRPGKADSLLMLADLADLFEQSAANATPIREVVGEDPVQFAEAFLRTYRRVSGSTVSGNGRPTASSASRATNRDQREKGHPDDSQSDSGACDPRAGP, from the coding sequence TTGCCGGCTTCGCCGTCGCGGACGCGGCGGGAGCACCGGCGACCACGACCGCGGCCGCAAGGGCGACTGCGGCCGGTCGAGGACAAGAGGCGCTACCGGCAGTACAAGGCGCGCACGCAGCAGCTTCCCGCGAACCATCACACGGCGATCGATGCGCTGCAGCGGTACACGGAGTCCTTCAGGCCGGGGAAGGCGGACAGCCTGCTGATGCTGGCCGATCTCGCCGATCTCTTCGAGCAGAGCGCGGCGAACGCAACCCCGATCCGCGAAGTCGTCGGCGAAGACCCTGTTCAGTTCGCCGAGGCGTTCCTTCGGACCTACCGGAGGGTCAGTGGATCAACCGTGAGCGGGAACGGCCGACCAACAGCATCGAGCGCGTCACGGGCGACGAACCGTGACCAAAGAGAGAAGGGACATCCGGATGACAGCCAATCAGATTCAGGGGCCTGCGATCCACGTGCAGGGCCTTGA
- a CDS encoding ABC transporter ATP-binding protein, which yields MTANQIQGPAIHVQGLEKSYKTLRVLRGVDFDVARGSIFALLGSNGAGKTTVVKILSTLLKADAGTAGVNGLDVATQAADVRESISLTGQFAAVDEILSGRENLVLVARLRHLKNPGTIADDLLKRFSLTDAAARKVSTYSGGMRRRLDIAMSLIGDPPVVFLDEPTTGLDPQARIEVWQAVKELAGRGTTVLLTTQYLDEAEQLADRIAILHEGRIIVNGTLAELKRLLPPAKVEYVEKQPTLEDVFLAIVGAGGKDATPAMTATSARTSKEQR from the coding sequence ATGACAGCCAATCAGATTCAGGGGCCTGCGATCCACGTGCAGGGCCTTGAGAAGTCGTACAAGACGCTGCGGGTGCTGCGCGGCGTGGACTTCGACGTGGCGCGGGGCAGCATCTTCGCGCTGCTCGGCTCCAACGGGGCGGGCAAGACCACGGTCGTGAAAATCCTGTCCACGCTGCTCAAGGCCGACGCCGGGACGGCCGGCGTCAACGGCTTGGACGTCGCCACGCAGGCTGCCGACGTGCGGGAGTCCATCAGCCTCACCGGACAGTTCGCCGCCGTCGACGAGATCCTCAGCGGGCGGGAGAACCTCGTGCTGGTCGCCCGGTTGCGGCACCTCAAGAACCCGGGCACGATCGCCGATGACCTGTTGAAGCGTTTCTCGCTCACCGACGCGGCCGCGCGGAAGGTGTCGACGTATTCGGGGGGCATGCGCCGCCGCCTCGACATCGCGATGAGCCTCATCGGCGATCCGCCGGTCGTCTTCCTCGACGAGCCGACGACCGGGCTCGACCCCCAGGCGCGCATCGAGGTGTGGCAGGCCGTCAAGGAACTCGCCGGCCGGGGTACGACGGTGCTGCTCACCACGCAGTATCTGGACGAGGCCGAACAACTCGCCGACCGGATCGCGATCCTGCACGAGGGCCGGATCATCGTGAACGGCACCCTGGCCGAGCTCAAGCGGCTGCTCCCGCCCGCCAAGGTCGAATACGTCGAGAAGCAGCCGACCCTCGAGGACGTCTTCCTCGCCATCGTCGGCGCCGGCGGCAAGGACGCGACGCCGGCCATGACCGCAACATCTGCACGGACGAGTAAGGAACAACGATGA
- a CDS encoding HEAT repeat domain-containing protein, translated as MTMPKQDTDTIRVFQGLEDSRSSVRLRAALAAGTTPDPRFIDKLIERCAIEPEFYVRDMLTWALTRHSVSMTVPELLNEVRSERAQARSQALHTLSKIGDRQAWPTITRALLSDADDEVARSAWRAAVVLVPEGEEPELAAVLSAQLGRGEREMQLSLSRALVALGEVILPTLRAAMTDLDPRVRAHAIATERLLRDPDAGFEFAIEEAKRVVALGRTSQEE; from the coding sequence ATGACCATGCCGAAACAGGACACGGATACGATTCGAGTTTTCCAGGGGCTGGAGGACAGCCGCTCGTCAGTGCGGCTGCGGGCAGCGCTAGCGGCCGGCACGACCCCTGACCCGCGGTTCATCGACAAGCTCATCGAACGATGCGCGATCGAACCCGAATTTTATGTGCGCGACATGCTTACGTGGGCACTCACCCGCCACTCAGTATCAATGACGGTCCCAGAGCTTCTCAATGAAGTCCGCTCGGAGCGTGCACAGGCACGAAGCCAGGCGTTGCACACGCTGTCCAAGATTGGGGATCGGCAAGCGTGGCCGACGATCACACGGGCGCTTCTGTCCGACGCCGACGATGAGGTGGCGCGGAGCGCTTGGCGGGCAGCGGTCGTGCTCGTGCCCGAAGGTGAAGAGCCCGAGCTGGCCGCAGTGTTGTCGGCACAGCTCGGGCGCGGTGAACGTGAGATGCAGCTGAGCCTCAGCCGGGCGCTGGTCGCGCTCGGTGAGGTGATTTTGCCAACTTTGCGCGCTGCGATGACGGATCTCGACCCTCGCGTGCGCGCGCACGCGATCGCCACAGAACGGCTGTTGCGCGACCCGGACGCTGGATTCGAGTTCGCGATCGAGGAGGCGAAGCGCGTCGTGGCCCTCGGCAGGACCAGCCAGGAGGAGTGA
- a CDS encoding SHOCT-like domain-containing protein: MNEQRKDILDMLAEGKITAEEAEQLIAALERDQPPPASSPGARPKGRAKYLRLMVDTLDENGEPGRINVRVPLQLLRAGVQLTALIPPQALAAANAKLDKSGVPFDLTQLKPEHLEALVDHLDELTMEVDQPDAQVRIFCE, encoded by the coding sequence ATGAACGAACAGCGCAAGGACATCCTCGACATGCTGGCCGAGGGCAAGATCACCGCAGAGGAGGCGGAGCAGCTCATCGCCGCGCTCGAACGGGACCAGCCGCCGCCGGCGTCGAGTCCCGGAGCCCGGCCGAAGGGCAGGGCGAAGTACCTGCGGTTGATGGTGGACACCCTTGATGAGAACGGCGAGCCGGGGCGGATCAACGTGCGGGTGCCGCTGCAGCTGCTGCGGGCCGGCGTACAGCTGACGGCCCTGATCCCGCCGCAGGCACTGGCCGCGGCCAACGCCAAACTGGACAAGTCGGGCGTGCCGTTCGACCTCACGCAGCTCAAGCCCGAACACCTCGAGGCGCTCGTGGACCACCTCGACGAACTGACCATGGAGGTCGACCAGCCCGATGCCCAGGTGCGTATCTTCTGCGAGTAG
- a CDS encoding toxin-antitoxin system HicB family antitoxin — translation MDLTPYVASLGRELLTAAETGDGDAGALIERLTVSMESAIRLTLLEALSAAADEITRDLAPGSVQVHLRGRDPNFVVTARQTQQPLHDTPEPGAVSGAVSADDAAASFEDGPVARINVRLPEQLKAAIEEAAGKEGRSLNAWLVRAASTALRAAPHAPERDHGSGPRGKRSAQRYTGWAR, via the coding sequence ATGGACCTGACCCCGTACGTGGCCTCCCTCGGCCGCGAACTGCTGACCGCCGCCGAGACCGGCGACGGCGACGCCGGCGCGCTGATCGAGCGGCTGACCGTGTCGATGGAGTCGGCGATCCGGCTCACCCTGCTCGAGGCATTGTCGGCGGCCGCCGACGAGATCACCCGAGACCTGGCCCCCGGCTCGGTCCAGGTCCACCTGCGCGGACGTGACCCGAACTTCGTCGTGACGGCCCGGCAGACGCAGCAGCCCCTCCACGACACCCCGGAGCCGGGCGCGGTGTCGGGCGCGGTCTCAGCCGACGACGCCGCGGCGAGCTTCGAGGACGGCCCCGTGGCCCGGATCAACGTCCGCCTCCCCGAACAGCTCAAGGCCGCGATCGAGGAGGCCGCGGGCAAGGAAGGCCGCTCGCTCAACGCCTGGCTGGTCCGGGCCGCCTCGACCGCGCTGCGCGCCGCGCCGCACGCCCCCGAGCGCGACCACGGCTCCGGACCGCGCGGCAAACGCAGCGCGCAGCGCTACACCGGCTGGGCCCGCTAA
- a CDS encoding ATP-binding cassette domain-containing protein, which yields MPSRPSRPSQPSPSAITATGLRRSYGDHVVLDGIDLNVPHGTVFSLLGANGAGKTTTVKILSTLIRADAGSARIAGHDLSAEPDAVRAAIGVTGQFSAVDNLLTGQENLTLMADLHHLGRKAGRHKTARLLQQFDLVDAAKKTAATYSGGMRRRLDLAMTLVGSPQVIFLDEPTTGLDPRSRRAMWQIVRELVADGVTIFLTTQYLEEADELADRIAVLDHGKIVAEGTADELKRRIPGGHVLLRFTDERDLESAARAVGQSSRDSDTLALRVPHDGSLKSLKALLDRLDHNAVKVDSLSVHTPDLDDVFLALTGNQEKVTTP from the coding sequence ATGCCATCCCGGCCATCCCGGCCATCCCAGCCATCCCCATCCGCGATCACGGCGACCGGCCTGCGCCGCTCCTACGGCGACCACGTCGTGCTCGACGGCATCGACCTGAACGTTCCGCATGGCACCGTCTTCTCGTTGCTCGGCGCCAACGGCGCCGGCAAGACCACCACCGTCAAGATCTTGTCCACCCTGATCCGCGCCGACGCGGGCAGCGCGCGGATCGCCGGCCACGACCTGTCGGCCGAGCCGGACGCGGTGCGTGCCGCGATCGGCGTCACCGGCCAGTTCTCCGCGGTCGACAACCTGCTGACCGGTCAGGAGAACCTGACCCTGATGGCCGACCTGCACCACCTCGGCCGCAAGGCCGGCAGGCACAAGACCGCCCGGCTGCTCCAGCAGTTCGACCTCGTCGACGCGGCCAAAAAGACGGCGGCGACCTACTCCGGCGGGATGCGGCGGCGGCTCGATCTGGCGATGACACTGGTCGGCTCACCACAGGTGATCTTCCTCGACGAGCCGACCACCGGGCTGGACCCGCGCAGCCGCCGCGCCATGTGGCAGATCGTGCGAGAACTCGTGGCCGATGGCGTCACCATCTTCCTCACCACCCAGTACCTGGAGGAGGCCGACGAGCTCGCCGACCGGATCGCGGTGCTCGACCACGGGAAGATCGTCGCCGAGGGCACCGCGGACGAGCTCAAGCGGCGCATCCCCGGCGGCCACGTCCTGCTGCGGTTCACCGACGAGCGCGACCTCGAATCCGCCGCGCGCGCCGTGGGCCAGTCCTCCCGCGACAGCGACACGCTCGCCCTGCGCGTACCGCACGACGGCAGCCTCAAATCGCTGAAGGCGCTGCTGGACCGGCTCGACCACAACGCGGTCAAGGTCGACTCGCTGAGCGTGCACACCCCCGACCTCGACGACGTCTTCCTCGCTCTCACCGGCAACCAGGAGAAGGTGACCACACCATGA
- a CDS encoding TetR/AcrR family transcriptional regulator → MPQARKPDRSRRSERSRQAILEATRALVSEVGYGKVAIETIAARAGVGKQTIYRWWPSKGAVIFDAFLALSEGTEGQGMALPDTGDIEADLTTVMRATVAEFADPEFEKPIRALNNEIINDPDLAAQYHEKLARPVDDAKKERLRSAQRAGQLAVDADLDLVLEVLYAPLFQRWLHRSGPLTAEYADSLVDVMLRAFRP, encoded by the coding sequence ATGCCCCAAGCCAGGAAGCCGGACCGCTCCCGGCGCAGCGAACGTTCGCGGCAGGCGATCCTCGAGGCGACCCGCGCGCTGGTCTCCGAGGTCGGGTACGGCAAGGTGGCGATCGAGACCATCGCCGCCCGGGCCGGCGTCGGCAAGCAGACGATCTACCGCTGGTGGCCGTCCAAGGGCGCTGTGATCTTCGACGCCTTCCTGGCGCTCAGCGAGGGCACCGAGGGGCAGGGCATGGCGCTGCCGGACACCGGCGACATCGAGGCCGACCTCACGACGGTCATGCGCGCGACGGTCGCCGAGTTCGCCGACCCGGAGTTCGAGAAGCCGATCCGGGCGCTCAACAACGAGATCATCAACGATCCCGACCTTGCCGCGCAGTACCACGAGAAGCTGGCCCGGCCCGTGGACGACGCCAAGAAGGAGCGACTGCGCAGCGCGCAACGAGCCGGCCAACTGGCCGTGGACGCCGACCTCGACCTGGTCCTGGAGGTGCTCTACGCACCCCTGTTCCAGCGCTGGCTGCACCGCTCGGGCCCGCTGACCGCCGAGTACGCCGACTCGCTCGTCGACGTCATGCTCAGGGCCTTTCGGCCCTGA